One stretch of Bradyrhizobium canariense DNA includes these proteins:
- a CDS encoding N-acetylmuramoyl-L-alanine amidase: MVGRANHRILLGFALLCAAALACAGATIVDATAEQAPAPIVAPSFPVASEARLAGDGKQTRFVLDLDKAIPFRAFALADPYRVVVDIPQVNFQLTAGTGAAGRGLIKAFRYGLVMPGGSRIVFDLTGPAKISNSYVLDAANGQPARLVLEFQEVDRTTFVQSLAAQSRPELRPAIADAAASAASTPEAKSSEPNPAESKPATTDPRPLIVIDPGHGGLDNGTQADGESEKNLVLAFGLALRDRIEMGGKYRVVMTRTDDTFIPLADRVKIARTQSAALFVSIHADSLPRREGDAQGATIYTLSDRATDAEAEKLADAENKADAIGGVNLTEEPTEVADILIDLAQRETRTFSNRFARLLAGEMKNTARMYKHPLKSAGFRVLKAPDVPSVLVELGYVSNKSDLEHLVSENWRSRTVGSMTQAIDAFFAKRLATAGPTN; this comes from the coding sequence TTGGTGGGCCGCGCAAATCATCGGATTTTGCTGGGTTTTGCGCTCTTGTGCGCCGCAGCATTGGCGTGCGCCGGGGCCACCATCGTTGATGCGACAGCGGAACAGGCGCCGGCCCCGATCGTAGCCCCCAGTTTTCCCGTGGCCTCTGAAGCTCGCCTGGCCGGCGACGGCAAGCAAACCCGGTTTGTCCTCGATCTCGACAAGGCCATCCCGTTTCGTGCTTTTGCGCTGGCTGATCCATATCGGGTCGTGGTGGACATCCCGCAGGTCAATTTCCAGCTTACCGCGGGGACCGGCGCCGCCGGACGCGGATTGATCAAGGCGTTCCGTTATGGCCTGGTCATGCCGGGCGGCTCGCGAATCGTGTTTGACCTGACCGGCCCGGCCAAAATCTCCAATTCCTACGTGCTCGATGCCGCTAACGGCCAACCGGCGCGGCTGGTGCTGGAGTTTCAGGAAGTCGACCGCACCACCTTCGTGCAATCGCTTGCGGCGCAAAGCCGGCCTGAGCTGCGGCCGGCCATCGCCGACGCCGCGGCATCCGCAGCGTCGACCCCGGAAGCCAAATCTTCGGAGCCCAATCCCGCCGAATCAAAGCCCGCTACGACGGATCCACGCCCGTTGATTGTGATCGATCCGGGCCATGGCGGCCTCGACAACGGCACGCAGGCCGACGGCGAGAGCGAAAAGAACCTGGTGCTGGCATTTGGATTGGCGCTGCGCGATCGCATCGAGATGGGCGGCAAATACCGTGTCGTCATGACTCGCACCGACGATACCTTCATTCCGCTTGCCGATCGGGTGAAGATCGCGCGCACTCAATCGGCGGCGCTGTTCGTGTCGATCCATGCCGATTCGTTGCCGCGCCGTGAGGGTGATGCTCAGGGCGCGACGATTTACACCCTGTCCGATCGCGCCACCGATGCCGAAGCCGAGAAGCTGGCTGACGCGGAAAACAAGGCCGACGCCATCGGCGGGGTTAATCTGACGGAAGAGCCGACCGAGGTCGCCGACATCCTGATCGATCTGGCGCAGCGAGAAACCCGCACGTTTTCAAACCGCTTCGCGCGTTTGCTCGCAGGCGAGATGAAAAACACCGCGCGCATGTACAAGCACCCGCTGAAATCCGCCGGCTTCAGGGTGCTGAAAGCGCCCGATGTGCCGTCGGTCCTGGTCGAGCTCGGCTATGTCTCGAATAAAAGCGATCTCGAGCATCTGGTATCGGAAAACTGGCGTTCCCGGACCGTTGGGTCGATGACACAGGCCATTGACGCGTTCTTTGCAAAACGCCTGGCGACGGCCGGGCCCACGAATTGA
- a CDS encoding Rne/Rng family ribonuclease translates to MPNKMLIDATHPEETRVVVVRGNRVEEFDFETAQRKQLRGNIYLAKVTRVEPSLQAAFIEYGGNRHGFLAFSEIHPDYYQIPVADRQALIEADERAHREAEEENENRSSHRRRPRHRNARRRGNGDRVQSDIVENASLDPSQTPQPYEAHEHANDGHAHAHDADHPHDDTEHHDHEGHDHADHDHSHDDDHQHDHHDHDHEEHGHEYALNETPAPAPEAQPETPVAAAVEASTAAASETPAGAEIREEPAPDERVREEQTEAEENAAYTDDSLHAEHADGEHAVSEQAAEPHGDEHHDDEDDGDDAEEEMVESVGGDDVLEEVPERAFRPRRQYKIQEVIKRRQVMLVQVVKEERGNKGAALTTYLSLAGRYAVLMPNTARGGGISRKITSAQDRSRLKEVVQDLDVPEGMGIILRTAGASRTKPEIKRDFEYLIRMWETVRDMTLRSQAPTLVYEEGSLIKRSLRDLYNKEIDEIQVAGEAGYQEARDFMKMLMPSNVRAVKLYRDGQPLFSRMGVESQLDAMFSPTVQLRSGGYIVINQTEALVSIDVNSGRSTREHHIEDTALKTNLEASEEVARQLRLRDLAGLIVIDFIDMDEKRNNRSVERKLSDCLRQDRARIQVGRISHFGLLEMSRQRIRASVLESSTEPCPQCGGSGHVRSVSSVALQLLRGIEEILMKGATHNLVVRTRTDVALYVLNHKRGHLRDLENSFKVTLSVIADPTVSGQQSFIIDRGEQVHTLEAAKALLAAQAAAAPPPSEEAFDDEEPFDIEAEVETEETEGLADDQAAGEEGGESEADGQKRRRRRRRRGRAGEPRENGFPRNDQDVVQAAPETATGTVAEESESDEDESEEQPGFPRADQSAGGERRPRRRGRRGGRRRRGGPEDGLAGSIADELEPTSPPEVTNAVADFDGVSDEPYLPTIQPETIAPSAEPQPAERGQPEPAHGSASEESAHEAEKAARRRSTVREKVSFLVDSPPAAAAPAEHSQPQPPAAVPEPSQPAPEATDDTQPRKAGWWSRRFGGG, encoded by the coding sequence ATGCCCAACAAAATGCTGATCGATGCTACCCACCCGGAAGAGACCCGGGTCGTTGTGGTCCGCGGCAATCGCGTCGAAGAGTTTGATTTCGAGACCGCCCAACGCAAGCAACTGCGTGGAAACATCTACCTCGCCAAGGTCACGCGCGTAGAGCCGTCACTGCAGGCCGCCTTCATCGAATATGGCGGCAACCGCCACGGCTTCCTGGCCTTCAGCGAAATCCATCCGGACTATTATCAAATCCCGGTCGCCGATCGCCAGGCGCTGATCGAGGCGGATGAGCGCGCCCATCGCGAGGCCGAGGAAGAGAACGAAAATCGCTCCAGCCACCGGCGCCGTCCACGCCATCGCAACGCGCGACGCCGCGGCAATGGCGACCGCGTCCAGAGCGACATCGTCGAGAATGCGAGCCTCGACCCCTCGCAGACGCCGCAGCCCTACGAAGCCCACGAGCACGCCAACGACGGTCACGCTCATGCACATGATGCCGATCACCCTCACGATGACACCGAGCATCACGACCACGAAGGTCACGACCACGCGGATCATGACCATTCGCACGATGATGATCATCAACACGATCATCATGACCACGATCACGAGGAACACGGCCACGAATACGCGTTAAACGAGACGCCGGCCCCCGCCCCGGAGGCTCAGCCCGAGACGCCGGTTGCCGCGGCAGTCGAGGCATCGACCGCAGCAGCGTCCGAGACGCCGGCCGGCGCCGAAATCCGCGAAGAGCCCGCGCCGGACGAACGCGTCCGGGAGGAGCAGACCGAGGCCGAGGAAAACGCCGCCTACACCGACGATTCGCTGCATGCCGAACATGCCGACGGCGAGCATGCCGTTTCAGAACAGGCCGCCGAGCCGCATGGCGACGAGCATCACGACGATGAAGATGACGGCGACGATGCCGAGGAAGAGATGGTTGAATCCGTCGGCGGTGATGATGTGCTGGAAGAAGTGCCGGAACGCGCCTTCCGCCCGCGCCGCCAATACAAGATTCAGGAAGTCATCAAGCGCCGTCAGGTGATGCTGGTTCAGGTGGTCAAGGAAGAGCGGGGCAACAAGGGAGCCGCGCTCACGACCTACCTGTCGCTGGCCGGCCGCTATGCCGTGTTGATGCCCAACACCGCGCGCGGCGGCGGCATCAGCCGCAAGATCACCTCGGCGCAGGATCGTTCGCGGCTGAAGGAAGTGGTGCAGGATCTCGACGTGCCCGAGGGCATGGGCATCATCCTGCGCACCGCCGGCGCGTCACGCACCAAGCCCGAGATCAAGCGCGACTTCGAATATCTGATCCGCATGTGGGAAACCGTGCGCGACATGACCTTGAGGTCGCAGGCGCCGACGCTCGTCTATGAAGAGGGCTCGCTGATCAAGCGTTCGCTGCGCGATCTCTACAACAAGGAAATCGACGAAATCCAGGTTGCCGGCGAGGCCGGCTATCAGGAGGCCCGCGATTTCATGAAAATGCTGATGCCCTCGAACGTGCGCGCGGTGAAACTCTATCGCGACGGCCAGCCGCTGTTTTCGCGAATGGGAGTCGAGAGCCAGCTCGACGCCATGTTCTCGCCGACCGTGCAATTGCGATCCGGCGGGTACATCGTGATCAACCAGACCGAAGCTCTGGTTTCGATCGACGTCAATTCCGGCCGGTCGACCCGCGAACATCATATCGAGGACACCGCGCTCAAGACCAACCTTGAGGCATCAGAGGAAGTCGCAAGGCAGCTAAGGTTGCGCGACCTCGCGGGCCTGATCGTCATCGACTTCATCGATATGGACGAGAAGCGCAACAACCGCTCGGTCGAGCGCAAGCTCAGCGATTGCCTGAGACAGGACCGCGCGCGAATCCAGGTCGGACGCATCTCGCATTTCGGACTGCTCGAAATGTCGCGCCAGCGTATTCGCGCCAGCGTGCTGGAGAGTTCGACCGAGCCCTGCCCGCAATGCGGCGGCAGCGGGCATGTGCGTTCGGTATCCTCGGTCGCGCTGCAATTGCTGCGCGGCATCGAAGAGATCCTGATGAAGGGCGCCACCCACAATCTGGTGGTCCGCACGCGAACCGACGTCGCGCTTTACGTCCTCAACCACAAGCGCGGCCATCTGCGCGATCTCGAGAACAGCTTCAAGGTCACACTGTCCGTGATCGCCGATCCGACCGTAAGCGGCCAGCAATCCTTCATCATTGATCGCGGCGAACAGGTGCATACGCTGGAAGCCGCCAAGGCGCTGCTGGCAGCCCAGGCTGCGGCCGCCCCGCCGCCGTCGGAGGAAGCGTTCGACGACGAAGAGCCGTTCGATATCGAAGCGGAAGTTGAGACCGAAGAAACCGAAGGGCTGGCCGACGATCAAGCGGCCGGCGAGGAAGGCGGCGAAAGCGAGGCCGATGGCCAGAAGCGGCGTCGGCGTCGGCGTCGCCGCGGACGCGCCGGTGAGCCGCGCGAAAATGGCTTCCCACGCAATGATCAGGACGTCGTGCAAGCTGCGCCGGAGACTGCGACCGGCACGGTTGCAGAGGAAAGCGAATCCGACGAGGACGAATCCGAAGAGCAGCCCGGCTTCCCCCGCGCGGATCAGTCGGCCGGCGGAGAACGACGGCCCCGCCGCCGCGGACGTCGCGGTGGACGTCGCCGGCGCGGCGGACCGGAGGATGGCCTGGCCGGATCGATTGCGGACGAACTCGAACCGACCTCGCCGCCGGAAGTGACGAACGCGGTCGCCGATTTTGACGGTGTTTCGGACGAGCCGTATTTGCCGACCATTCAACCCGAAACCATCGCACCATCAGCCGAACCGCAGCCCGCCGAACGCGGGCAGCCTGAGCCGGCTCATGGTTCTGCGTCCGAGGAAAGCGCGCACGAGGCCGAGAAGGCCGCGCGGCGACGGTCAACGGTTCGCGAAAAGGTGAGCTTCCTGGTCGATTCTCCACCCGCTGCGGCGGCACCTGCCGAGCACAGCCAGCCGCAACCGCCGGCAGCAGTCCCCGAGCCTTCCCAACCCGCTCCCGAGGCAACAGACGACACCCAGCCGCGCAAGGCCGGCTGGTGGTCGCGGCGTTTCGGTGGCGGCTAG
- the dctA gene encoding C4-dicarboxylate transporter DctA, whose translation MTTAIATAVPARPAKPWYKILYVQVLIAILLGVLVGWLWPSFATNDWIKALGDGFIKLIKMLIAPIIFCTVVSGISHVQDASKVGRVGVKALVYFEIVSSFALALGLVMGNLFQIGHGLAARPDAAAVATYVKQAEAQKSVDFILNIIPDSVVGALARGDILQVLLFAILFGFSLMAMGERGDRLRNIIDDTAHAVFGVIGIVMKAAPFGAFGAMAYTIGKFGPAALGNLVGLIVLFYATAGLFVVVVLGLIARFVGFNIFKFIAFIKDELLIVLGTSSSESALPQLMEKLERLGCSKPVVGLVVPTGYSFNLDGTNIYMTLATLFISQALGVDLTFGQQLTILIVAMLTSKGASGVTGAGFITLAATLTVVNPALVPGMAIVFSIDKFMSEVRALTNITGNGIATVFVSWWEGELDHEKLHANLNQSVDVSDLETAVTTG comes from the coding sequence ATGACGACAGCAATCGCAACGGCAGTGCCGGCGCGCCCGGCAAAACCCTGGTACAAAATACTTTACGTGCAGGTGCTGATCGCCATTCTGCTCGGCGTCCTCGTTGGCTGGCTGTGGCCCAGTTTTGCGACCAACGACTGGATCAAGGCGCTCGGCGACGGCTTCATCAAGCTGATCAAGATGCTGATCGCGCCGATCATCTTTTGCACGGTCGTCTCGGGTATTTCTCACGTTCAAGACGCCAGCAAGGTGGGGCGCGTCGGCGTCAAGGCGCTGGTCTATTTCGAGATCGTTTCTTCCTTCGCGCTGGCGCTCGGCCTTGTGATGGGCAATCTGTTCCAGATCGGCCATGGGCTCGCGGCAAGGCCGGACGCCGCCGCCGTGGCGACCTACGTCAAGCAGGCGGAAGCGCAGAAATCAGTCGATTTCATTCTCAACATCATTCCCGACAGCGTGGTCGGCGCGCTAGCACGCGGCGACATCCTGCAGGTGCTGCTGTTTGCCATCCTGTTCGGGTTTTCGTTGATGGCGATGGGCGAGCGCGGCGACCGCCTGCGCAACATCATCGATGATACGGCGCACGCGGTGTTCGGCGTGATCGGCATCGTGATGAAGGCCGCGCCGTTCGGCGCGTTCGGCGCCATGGCCTATACGATCGGTAAATTCGGGCCTGCCGCACTCGGCAATCTGGTCGGACTGATCGTGCTGTTTTACGCAACCGCGGGTCTGTTCGTGGTTGTCGTGCTCGGCCTGATCGCGCGGTTTGTCGGATTCAATATTTTCAAGTTCATCGCCTTCATCAAGGATGAACTGTTGATCGTGCTGGGCACCAGTTCGTCGGAAAGCGCGCTGCCGCAACTGATGGAGAAGCTTGAGCGGCTGGGCTGTTCCAAGCCCGTGGTCGGCCTGGTGGTTCCGACCGGCTACTCCTTCAATCTCGATGGCACCAACATTTATATGACGCTTGCAACCTTGTTCATTTCGCAGGCGCTCGGTGTCGATCTGACGTTCGGTCAGCAATTGACGATCCTGATCGTGGCGATGCTGACATCGAAGGGAGCGAGCGGTGTCACCGGTGCGGGGTTCATCACGCTGGCGGCGACGCTGACGGTGGTTAATCCGGCGCTGGTGCCGGGCATGGCGATCGTGTTCTCGATCGACAAGTTCATGAGTGAGGTTCGAGCGCTCACCAACATCACCGGTAACGGTATCGCCACTGTGTTCGTGTCGTGGTGGGAAGGCGAACTCGATCACGAGAAGCTGCACGCCAATCTCAATCAGAGCGTCGACGTGTCGGATCTGGAAACCGCCGTGACGACGGGTTAG
- a CDS encoding pyridoxal phosphate-dependent aminotransferase, producing MLDATLRDRARGLLTASERSNVPPFMVMDVMAAAARIEASGGHVIHMEVGQPAASAPKAAISAARAAIESGRIDYTSALGIPSLRERIARHYRETYRCAVDAERIVVTTGSSGAFILAFLAMFEPGDRVAVTVPGYPPYRHILHALGCEAVLIETSSETRHALTGDALLAAHREKPLQGVLVGSPANPTGTMMSREALTGLMAAAEGAGIRFISDEIYHGLDYAFPAVTAAELSPHALVINSFSKYFCMTGWRVGWMVVPEPLVRPIERLQQNLSISVPTLSQIAAEAAFGGREEMEAIKRGYQENRRILIEGLPRAGLAEFLPADGAFYLYADVSKFTSDSFAFAGEMLEKAHVAATPGIDFDPVHGRAFMRFSYARSAEEMHEAVARIARWLG from the coding sequence ATGCTTGATGCGACATTGAGAGACCGCGCCAGAGGCCTTTTGACGGCCTCGGAACGCAGCAATGTTCCACCGTTCATGGTGATGGACGTGATGGCGGCGGCTGCGCGCATTGAAGCGTCCGGCGGCCACGTCATTCACATGGAAGTGGGACAGCCGGCCGCATCGGCGCCGAAAGCCGCGATATCGGCGGCGCGTGCCGCGATCGAAAGCGGACGGATCGACTACACCTCCGCGCTCGGTATTCCCTCGCTGCGTGAGCGCATCGCAAGGCACTATCGTGAAACTTACCGCTGCGCGGTGGACGCTGAACGGATTGTGGTCACCACCGGCTCGTCCGGCGCCTTCATTCTGGCGTTTCTCGCCATGTTCGAGCCGGGGGATCGCGTTGCCGTCACCGTGCCCGGTTACCCGCCGTATCGCCATATCCTCCATGCGCTCGGCTGCGAGGCGGTGCTGATCGAGACTTCGAGCGAAACCCGTCACGCCTTGACCGGCGATGCGCTGCTCGCGGCCCACCGCGAGAAGCCGCTGCAGGGCGTGCTGGTCGGCAGCCCGGCCAATCCCACGGGCACGATGATGTCGCGTGAGGCGCTCACCGGCCTGATGGCCGCGGCGGAGGGGGCGGGCATCCGTTTCATTTCCGACGAAATCTATCACGGTCTCGACTATGCGTTTCCCGCGGTGACGGCGGCGGAGCTATCGCCGCACGCGCTCGTCATCAACTCGTTCTCGAAATATTTTTGCATGACCGGATGGCGGGTCGGCTGGATGGTGGTGCCGGAACCGCTGGTGCGGCCGATCGAACGGTTGCAGCAAAACCTTTCCATCTCGGTTCCGACGCTGTCGCAGATTGCCGCCGAAGCCGCATTCGGGGGCCGCGAGGAGATGGAAGCGATCAAGCGCGGCTATCAGGAGAACCGCCGCATCCTGATCGAGGGCCTGCCGCGGGCAGGGCTCGCCGAGTTTCTGCCGGCAGACGGCGCATTTTACCTCTATGCGGATGTATCGAAATTCACCTCCGACAGTTTCGCCTTCGCCGGCGAGATGCTTGAGAAGGCGCACGTCGCGGCAACCCCCGGCATCGACTTCGACCCGGTGCACGGCCGCGCGTTCATGCGGTTTTCCTACGCGCGTTCGGCCGAGGAAATGCACGAAGCCGTGGCGCGCATTGCACGGTGGCTCGGATAG
- a CDS encoding M48 family metalloprotease, giving the protein MLLRIAIGNRMPKLTALVTAVALALTPMSSFAQEAKGPPILRDTEAEQLLRDYSRPILRAAGLEKQNIQVVIINDSVFNAFVADGHRIFVNYGAIMQSETPNQLIGVLAHETGHLAGGHLAKLRQQLAQAQTQMVIAMLLGAGALVAGAKSGGDNGLTNAGAAAISAPQEVIRRTLLSYQRQQEENADRAGVKFLTATGQSAKGMYDTFKRFTDDSLFAAHNADPYVQSHPMPADRVAALEEIAHSSPYWDKKDDPALQMRHDMVRAKISAFMERQDTVYRRYPLSDTSLPARYAHAIATYRHGDLRNALAQIDALIQLQPANPYFYELRGQALLEGGKPAEAIAPLRKAVQLSNNAPLIEMLLGQALVGTDNNAYSAEAIAILRAAVSRETEAPLGYTQLAMAYGRKGDYAEADLASAQAAYLRGDNKTARDLASRAKTRFAIGTPGWVKADDIVSAKPLPGQKGD; this is encoded by the coding sequence ATGCTGCTTCGCATAGCAATCGGCAACAGGATGCCGAAACTGACCGCCCTCGTCACCGCGGTCGCACTCGCCCTCACACCGATGTCGAGTTTCGCGCAGGAAGCCAAGGGGCCACCTATCCTGCGCGACACCGAAGCCGAGCAATTGTTGCGCGATTACAGCCGGCCGATCCTGCGGGCGGCGGGTCTGGAAAAGCAGAACATCCAGGTCGTGATCATCAACGACAGCGTTTTTAATGCGTTCGTCGCCGACGGTCACCGGATTTTCGTGAACTACGGCGCGATCATGCAGTCCGAGACCCCGAACCAGCTCATCGGCGTGCTCGCGCATGAAACCGGCCATCTGGCCGGAGGCCATCTCGCCAAGCTCCGCCAGCAACTGGCGCAAGCGCAGACACAGATGGTGATTGCCATGCTGCTCGGCGCCGGTGCGCTGGTGGCGGGCGCAAAAAGCGGCGGCGATAACGGTCTGACCAACGCAGGCGCCGCCGCCATATCGGCGCCGCAGGAAGTCATCCGCCGCACCCTGCTTTCCTATCAGCGCCAGCAGGAGGAAAACGCCGACCGCGCCGGCGTGAAGTTTTTGACGGCGACCGGCCAGTCCGCGAAGGGCATGTACGATACCTTCAAGCGCTTTACCGATGACAGCCTGTTCGCCGCGCACAACGCCGACCCCTACGTTCAGTCGCACCCGATGCCGGCTGATCGCGTCGCCGCGCTCGAGGAAATCGCGCATTCAAGTCCATACTGGGACAAGAAAGACGATCCCGCGCTGCAGATGCGCCACGACATGGTGCGCGCCAAGATATCGGCCTTCATGGAGCGCCAGGACACGGTCTACCGACGCTATCCGCTCTCGGACACCAGCCTGCCCGCGCGCTATGCCCACGCGATTGCGACCTATCGCCACGGCGATTTGCGTAATGCGCTGGCCCAGATTGACGCATTGATCCAGCTGCAGCCCGCCAACCCCTATTTCTATGAATTGCGCGGCCAGGCGCTGCTGGAAGGCGGCAAGCCCGCGGAGGCGATCGCGCCGCTGCGCAAGGCGGTGCAGCTCTCGAATAACGCGCCGCTCATCGAGATGTTACTTGGGCAGGCGCTCGTGGGAACGGATAATAACGCCTACAGCGCGGAAGCGATTGCGATTCTGCGCGCAGCGGTGAGCCGGGAGACCGAAGCACCGCTGGGTTATACCCAGCTCGCGATGGCTTACGGCCGGAAGGGAGATTATGCGGAGGCCGATCTGGCCTCGGCACAGGCCGCTTATCTTCGCGGCGACAACAAGACTGCGCGAGATCTCGCCTCGCGCGCCAAGACGCGCTTCGCTATCGGTACGCCCGGATGGGTCAAGGCTGACGACATCGTCTCGGCAAAGCCGTTGCCCGGCCAGAAAGGCGACTAA
- a CDS encoding DsbA family protein — MPSFRLLAPALFALALCAMPPAASAQSFSDTQKSDIEAIIKSYLVSHPEVLEEAMAELSKRQTAEEAQKHEASVAENAATIFNSPRGVVLGNKDGDVTFVEFFDYNCGYCKRAMADMLDLMKTDPKLKVVLKEFPVLSPGSVEAAQVAVAVRMQDPGGKKYLDFHQKLLGGRGPADKAHALAAAKDAGLDMARLEKDMASPEAKATIEENFKLAESMGMNGTPSYVIGKQVVVGAIGLDGLKEKIALARCGKAACS; from the coding sequence ATGCCTTCCTTCCGCTTGCTTGCCCCCGCATTATTCGCGCTGGCGCTTTGCGCCATGCCGCCGGCCGCATCGGCGCAGAGTTTTTCCGACACCCAGAAGAGCGATATCGAGGCGATCATCAAGAGCTACCTGGTCTCGCATCCCGAAGTGCTGGAGGAGGCGATGGCGGAATTGAGCAAACGCCAGACCGCCGAGGAAGCGCAGAAGCATGAAGCCAGCGTTGCCGAAAACGCCGCGACGATTTTCAATTCGCCGCGCGGTGTCGTCCTCGGCAACAAGGATGGCGACGTCACCTTCGTCGAATTCTTCGATTACAATTGCGGCTATTGCAAACGCGCCATGGCCGACATGCTCGATCTGATGAAGACCGATCCGAAGCTCAAGGTCGTGCTGAAGGAATTCCCGGTCTTGAGTCCGGGCTCCGTTGAAGCCGCGCAAGTCGCGGTTGCCGTGCGCATGCAGGATCCCGGCGGCAAGAAATATCTCGATTTCCACCAGAAGCTGCTCGGTGGTCGCGGGCCGGCTGACAAGGCGCACGCCTTGGCTGCCGCCAAGGACGCCGGCCTCGACATGGCCAGGCTCGAAAAGGATATGGCGAGCCCGGAAGCAAAGGCCACGATCGAGGAGAACTTCAAGCTCGCCGAATCGATGGGCATGAACGGCACGCCGAGCTACGTGATCGGCAAGCAGGTCGTGGTCGGTGCGATCGGCCTTGATGGTCTCAAGGAGAAGATTGCCCTCGCCCGCTGCGGCAAGGCCGCCTGCTCCTAA
- a CDS encoding DUF1236 domain-containing protein, which produces MINRFKMTVAVAALIAGTGFANAQGTGMSREAPSAGPAAQQSAPSSDRGTSATPMNQGATEPGMKSTQSQEKSPAAGKNQRADETMQGQKSKSMSSENDNAKGGKDIKAEGREDQKGMKAEGRDGNVKGAAENKGTAENKSQTTTGQAGAGAKLSSDQRTKITTVIKEQHVAPVTNVNFSISVGTRVPHDVAFRPLPAEVVTIYPEWRGYNFILVRDQILVIDPNTFEIVAVIEA; this is translated from the coding sequence ATGATTAATCGCTTTAAGATGACGGTTGCCGTGGCGGCGTTGATCGCGGGAACCGGGTTTGCCAACGCGCAGGGCACCGGCATGAGCCGCGAAGCACCGTCAGCGGGTCCTGCCGCTCAGCAGAGTGCGCCATCGTCCGACCGCGGCACTTCCGCGACACCGATGAATCAAGGCGCGACGGAGCCGGGCATGAAGTCCACGCAGTCGCAGGAGAAGTCACCAGCCGCCGGCAAGAACCAGCGCGCCGACGAGACCATGCAAGGCCAGAAGTCCAAGAGCATGAGCTCTGAGAACGACAACGCCAAAGGCGGCAAGGACATCAAGGCTGAAGGCCGTGAAGACCAGAAAGGCATGAAGGCCGAAGGCCGCGACGGCAACGTGAAGGGCGCCGCGGAAAACAAGGGTACGGCGGAAAACAAGTCTCAGACCACGACGGGACAGGCCGGCGCCGGAGCGAAGCTCTCGAGCGACCAGCGCACCAAGATCACCACCGTGATCAAGGAGCAGCATGTGGCCCCGGTCACGAATGTAAACTTCTCGATTTCGGTCGGCACCCGCGTTCCGCACGACGTCGCCTTCCGTCCGCTTCCCGCGGAAGTCGTGACCATTTACCCGGAGTGGCGCGGATATAACTTCATCCTCGTCAGGGACCAGATCCTGGTGATTGATCCCAACACCTTCGAAATCGTGGCCGTCATCGAGGCCTGA
- the aroQ gene encoding type II 3-dehydroquinate dehydratase, which produces MANTPAETIYILNGPNLNLLGIREPETYGHATLSDVEKLCAETSAQFGMKADCRQSNREGELIDFIHEAHAKKAAGIIINAGGYSHTSIALHDALVAVKIPTVEVHISNIHARENFRHHSFTAKAAFATLSGFGIDGYRLAINGLAARIGVKAKA; this is translated from the coding sequence ATGGCCAACACACCTGCCGAGACGATTTATATTCTCAACGGCCCGAACCTCAATCTGCTGGGGATTCGCGAGCCGGAGACCTATGGCCACGCGACGCTCTCCGACGTCGAGAAGCTCTGCGCCGAGACATCGGCGCAATTCGGCATGAAAGCCGATTGCCGGCAATCCAATCGCGAAGGCGAACTGATCGATTTCATCCACGAGGCGCACGCGAAGAAAGCGGCCGGGATCATCATCAACGCCGGCGGTTACTCGCACACCTCGATCGCGCTGCACGACGCCCTGGTCGCGGTGAAAATCCCGACGGTGGAAGTGCACATCAGCAATATTCACGCCCGCGAAAATTTCCGGCACCATTCGTTCACGGCCAAGGCTGCCTTCGCAACGCTTTCCGGCTTCGGCATCGACGGTTACCGGCTCGCGATCAATGGCCTGGCCGCCAGGATCGGCGTCAAGGCAAAAGCCTGA
- the accB gene encoding acetyl-CoA carboxylase biotin carboxyl carrier protein, whose amino-acid sequence MARQPDDKASAKSKSDDSALIRELALLLDETSLTEIEIERAGLRVRVARNISIAASMPASIQAVAAAPGVAAPGDVADVAKHPGVVPSPMVGTAYWASEPGAKPFIEVGSKVSVGQTLLIIEAMKTMNQIPSPRAGTVKQILVEDGQPVEFGEPLVIIE is encoded by the coding sequence ATGGCGCGTCAGCCTGACGACAAAGCATCCGCAAAATCCAAGAGCGACGACAGCGCACTCATTCGCGAGCTCGCGCTGCTGCTCGATGAAACCAGTCTCACCGAGATCGAGATCGAACGCGCCGGCTTGCGGGTGCGGGTCGCGCGCAACATCAGCATCGCCGCGTCGATGCCGGCGTCCATTCAGGCCGTCGCCGCCGCGCCCGGCGTTGCGGCCCCCGGCGATGTGGCGGATGTCGCCAAGCATCCGGGCGTCGTGCCCTCGCCCATGGTCGGCACCGCCTATTGGGCTTCCGAACCCGGCGCCAAGCCGTTCATCGAAGTCGGCAGCAAGGTGTCGGTCGGACAGACCCTGCTGATCATCGAGGCGATGAAGACGATGAACCAGATTCCGTCACCGCGCGCGGGCACCGTAAAGCAGATTTTGGTCGAAGACGGCCAGCCTGTCGAATTCGGCGAGCCGTTGGTGATCATTGAATAG